The DNA segment TAACAAACGGACGTTCAACGCGAAGCTCTCAATGAAAGTTTTGCGACACGGCACGCGAAGGATCGTGGAATCGTACGCGCTGTACAATGGCGACAGGTAGGATGGCGGGACACCAGACGCCATTTTGTAAATTCGATATCCCTCAGTTTCCCTCTTGCTGCGCATGAGTTGAGCTCCCATATCGACCGGGACCCGTCTCACCGTTTGTTCCTTTTCGCGCCTGTCAATCAGGAAACTTTTCCAAACGCGGCTCGAAACCCCTCATTGTGGATCCCGTAGAATGGACAGTGGAAACGAGAGGGAAACGCGAAggggggtaaaaaaaaaaatgaacaacGAACGGGACGACGCTTGGCTGCCGTCCGCTCGACGCATCCGCTTCTTTATTTTCCAGGGATTGTTGATTAGCTGCAACCAAATGTCCGCCGAGTATTTGTTCATGACTGACAAGCTGTACGACGTGAAGTACGACACCGGGGACAAAGTGATTCAATGCGGGCGTCATAACGACATTTTCAAGCTCTGGTTGCAATGGCGAGCCAAGGTAAACAGACACGACGATCGCATGGTAATGGATAACGGCTGACTGAAATTATTCTTGGCTTGTGGGACTTGTGAGATTTAAGAGGAGACGATTTCGAAGAGACGAAGCTTGGCGTTTGTTCTGATACAGGGTACAGAAGGGTTCGAGAAGCACATGGATCGGCTGATGGAACTTTCGGAGTACATGGTCAGGAGGATCAAACAGATGCCCGACAAGTATTACCTGATACTGGAACCTGAAATGGTGAACGTTTGCTTCTGGTATCTGCCCACGCGCGTTAGGAACATGCAACACGGTCCGGAGAGGATCAAGATCCTTGCAGACGTGAGATGAACTTCAGCTTACGAGATAATCGTCGTAATCCTTCTATTATATCACTTAAAATAGGAGGACAAGAAAATGTTATCTGTTCGCAGATCTGTCCCATTCTGAAAGGCCGAATGATGCAAGCTGGCACGTTGATGGTCGGATACCAACCGGACGATCGACGGCCCAACTTCTTCAGGAACATCATCTCGAGCGCCGCGGTCACAGAGGCGGACGTCGACTTCCTGCTGGCAGAAATGGACCGGTTAGGCCACGATCTGTAAGAAACCTGCCTGTTCTAATCGGTTGCACAATCAGCTGCTTAACCGCGGCTGACTATATCGCGACGAAAGTAATTTCCTGCTGATATTAGAAGTTCATTGACGAGCAGGAAAACCGCGTCGCGTTTCCATTACGTGTACAAAAATCCGGAGGCCAAGTTCGAGACTCGCATTCATGGTTAACTAACTTAAGCAACTAGCATCGACTCTCGCCTGTCGCTCGACGAACGAACGAAGTTGAAGATAAATCCTCTTCGAGTTGGAAATCGTCGAGAGGCGAGAGTCGTCACATTGAATCATCGTAGCACGATAAACGCTTCTTCAGCATATTACGAAAACAGCTACCGAAAGATCGAAGGAtactcatagcaagtaagttctctAGGTGTAAGCGTACAGCACATCCGCGAAACGAAGAATCAAGTTACAAAGCTCTAGCGTCGCTTCCGGCCGTAAATGTTACTAGTTTTCATTCCTCAACGCTAAACGTACTCGCTAGAGGAGGGAAAAAAGGAAGGCGGAGATGTAGCAACGATGCGTTTCATCGACGTCACAAACTGAAGCAATAGTAACATACGAGTTAACCGCGCATATAGCGATCGAGTTCTGTTTCAATTGAGTTTAATTTCTTAATCGAGATACACGCACGTTCCAACGGTTAGCTGCGTTTCGTTTCGACACACGAAAGACTTCACGCTTTAGATTCGATAGGAAGAAAATCGGGGTTAGGCGATTTCATATGATATTATTAAAAATGATTGAGTTTGACAGGAGAACGAGAAAGAGATCGTGCGTTACAAGAATTTCTATGAACATTCGAAGGAAACGAACAGACGAATgaatttcttctctttcttcgaGAGAACAGGTCGGATGTATAAAAGAATATTTTTACTTGGAACGGTACACTATTAAATCACGTAGGGAATAAACTTAGCTCTTAATTTCCCGCTTAGAGAATATAATTGATGCTGTGCGTTGCTTTGTTGAGAGATTAAATGAATTCGTTATATATCGATGGTTTGCGAAACTTTAACGTAAAGAGGAGAACGGCCTGCATCCATTATATACAAATGTACGTACGTTATTATTTACTAATGAAGAATTTCACTGAACGGagagtaatatttattaatatatatatatagagagagagaaaaaacttaaaaaaaagtataaatgtattaaaaaaaaaagtataaatATATGAAGAACAAagcgtatattatatatatataaatatatatatatatatatttagcgTTGAAGTTTTAAAATACAAAACACAAACCCATGAAAGTACATGCTTTTTCAAGTATTCGTGCGAACGGTTGTCATTTAGTTCGTCGATTACCTTTATATACACACCGTTGGAAATTGATCTGATTACGGTTAAATCTTGTTAGGGATTAGTTTGGTAGTTTACGAACACTTTTCGTCCCACACGACActctttagaaccctatcgaTCGTTAGCCAGTCATTTCTCATACGTTGATTTCATTTCGTCGATACGATTTAATGTAAAATTTAAACGAAACACGGGAGTAAACCGTAAAAACGAGAGATCACTTTATTTTTAGATGAACAGTTACGATACTTTTGCCCATAAGAGAGACGACGAAAAAATTTCAATCTGTTCGACAAAAGAAGAGAGaacacttaaaaaaaaaaactgaaagACTCTATATAGATTTTTCGATTCACTCGCCATTGAGCAAAAGGGGGGGAAAAACAGATGAGtaagtaaataaaaaaatatctaGGTGTATATTTAATAAGGGGAACGTAAATGTATTTATTGTAAATCTACGAATTTACCTAATGTTTCCTTTTCCCGTCTACATTTACCGAGCCGTCGATTAAATCTTGTTTCACTCGCGCGAAAAGCACGAAACGAACGAAGAATACGAGATGACAAGAAACGAAATATCCAGACGGGAAACTGCGTGCCAAGAGAATGGCCCGGCACGGTATCGTTTAATTTAATTCGTAGAGCATAATCGATATTCCTGTTACGTGTGATGAAAAGTAAACTGTTGATTGTGTCGATTTATAGTTGGCGAGAGATGAAATCACGATGCATTAGACAATAGAAGGGGAAAAGGGGGGAAGGGGGCAAGAGGTACGTATTTTTGAAaaaggaaagagagaaaaaatgaATAAGGAGGGAGAAGAGACAAACGCATTCATTTGACCACGATTACCGATACCTGCAGAAGAGAGACATTCTATCGAACTGTTGTTGTTAGTTGTGCACGAATTTATCGGCGTTATACAATTTTTTTAACCATCAGTCATTCGTACTGCCGACTGAATGGCTGATTCTACTTCGACGAATTCACGTGTATTCTATAGTAATTATAGCGAAAGGGAGGTGAACGTAAAGCGTGTAACATCATAGATACTCGCGTATGCAGACATGCGTATACACACAGATTTAAAAAAGAGAAGTATATTTGTACGCGGGCAATGGAACTAAACAATTGACACTGTCTAAGCAGAAATCTAAAGTCTTTAATTTTCGTAAACACATGTATGCACACCGCTTGACGAATTTCGAGGATTAACATTATTATGAACACCGACGTAAAGAGTACACGTTTGCCATATCAGTGCCGTTAATTAACGACGTGTCCTCGCCATTCAAGTCAACAAACGCGGATTTCGTTTCGAGCATAAGCATTGTTTGCGTATGCAAAAGTTAAGCACCGATGCATGTTACATTTAATTCTTCTGACACTGTCACATCGTACGCTCTATGCTATTAATATTGTTATTCGCTGTGCGATTTAGCGCGTATTGTTAAATATGTACGATGCACTTTAGTTCTTTAACCTTAAAGCACCGTTGAAAACAGCCAAGCGTTATTTGCACCGTTGCACCGTTTCATTATTGCACCCTTCGATGCACCTCACACGCATCCGTACACGATTAAGGAGGAACACCATCGAGATTGGCACAAGTATAATCAACGTTGGTCAATTCGTTTTCTTGTGATTTACTAAACTGACCCAGGTCATCAACCCTGACCTCATTATCGTTAATTACTAGTCTAAGTTGGAGCAAGGAGAACAACAACAAAGTCACATGTCTTCCAAAAAGAGAAATAAAGAGAGAAATATAATTGAGAGCATTATCGAGATTAGTGTCTCTGTCGGGGCAACTATCCTTATACATTGTACGTAACGAAACAAGCGGAATTAAAAAAGTGGGAAtacatttatatataaataataggcGAGAtgataattataatataaatatgtatatgtatgtacacgTGTGCGAAAACTCTCCCGACGACAGAGCGGACGAAAGGATATGGAATATGTATAAGATGTATGGCGTTGTTGCGATGTTTGCTGGCACGTCGCGATCTTGTTGTACGACAAGTACCACCTATCCACCTAATTGACCTTATTATCCACTGTATATCAATGTCTAATAAACTGCTGTTATCTCAAATTGTCAATACcctgtagcacttacatttatATTTAACGCGACAATTTATTTAGCAATATTCACACACACACATTTGCATCTTGTAAGAACGAATATGTTTATGGATACGCGCTGAAATTATGAAACACCAACCAAGGAGCTGATACGATCGTTCCATCGATAAGACTTTTGCTACACGCTTAAAATAGCAAAGTATATTAATATGGAGTTATTCAAATGTGTGCACAGCTCATTAAATTCATAATGTTCGACGTTTCTACATAGTAAGATGATTAAATAAAGCAAGGTGGGAAAAATTAGGAACCAGTTGGATGGAGGGGCTCGCTGGTAAACAGGGAAATAAATTATAATGGCCAGTCGACCTTGACAAGCCTTCACATGATTATCATACATCGACGCGAGCAGTTTTAAGGCAACGCTTCAGTTCAGTCGTTCAAAGCGTTCGTGATCATGGAATCTTTCGTGGAATATTCCCCAGACTGTGATTTTCCAATTGAAAATCTTCCTTACGGTGTCTTCTGTACGACGAATAATGTAAGTAATGCATCGTCATGGTGCTCCATAGACATAGACATAGATTGGAGTGTTAGTACCGCATTATTGGAAATTTTAAGAATTTTTATCACCTGCAGAGGAAGATTCTTTTACGACGACCGCTCGTTTAGATGACGACGGCTGCAAATGAGAACATTTGCCGTAGTATTCGCGTTAGCATTATAAATAACTATTGGGCAACACGATTATAAAATGACTTTTAGTTTTACTCGAGTAATATGCCATCTAGACGTAGCTTCAATAATGACACTCCATATTGATGGCGGGTATATTCAAATTTGCTAACTGTTATTGAGAAAATTGTACTTTAAATACAATGAATTTTAATTTAATCTAAAAACAcgtaaacattttttaattttctatagAGATTTTTTATTAGAAAGTCACTATCGAACTTTTTGCATTTGAGTGCACCAGATACTGCACCCAATATAGAACTATATTATTGGTTGTTGGTAATGTACTATATTGTGATAAATTTTGAATCTTTCAGCCTCAAAAAAGAATAGGAGTTGCGATAGGGAATGAAATTTTGGACTTATCCGCTATTACACATTTGTTCGATGGGCCGCAATTAAAGAATCATCAAGATGTATTTCGTCAAGATTGCCTCAACGATTTTATGGCCTTAGGGAGACCTGCCTGGGTAGAGGCGAGAAACAAACTTCAACACTTACTATCAACTGGTAATCCCGTTTTGCAAGAGCCAAATACTCGTTCGAAGTAAAGTAAAAAGTTTTCTGATTTTTACAATAAAGGAAAAACCAGAAATCACGTATTCTCGAAATTGTTTTACTTTTCAGGGTATTCGTAAATCAAAATGAGGCAACGATGCATATGCCAGCAAAAATTGGCGACTATACAGACTTCTATTCATCCATTCACCACGCTACAAACGTAGGAATGATGTTTCGCGGAAAAGAAAATGCTTTGATGCCGAATTGGTACTTAAACGATATTTTAAATTATTGATCATTAGCCAGAAATCTCGAAGGGTACTAATAAACCTGATTTACCTATAGGAAACACTTACCAGTTGGTTATCATGGAAGAGCAAGTTCGGTTGTCGTTTCTGGCACGCCGATAAGAAGACCACATGGTCAGACACTTCCAATAGAAGATGCAGATCCAGTTTTTTGCCCCTCTCGATTAATGGACTTCGAATTGGAAGTAGCTTTCTTCGTTGGAGGACCTCCCACGAATTTAGGCGATGCCATTCCAGCATCGAAAGCTTATGATCATATCTTTGGAATGGTCACCATGAATGACTGGAGTGGTAAACTTTTAAACGTCTAAGGCTcagaagaaatgaaagaaaatatgATTAATTAGGTGATAAATTACAGCAAGAGACATTCAGAAGTGGGAGTACGTTCCACTGGGGCCATTTGGAGCAAAAAATTTTGGAACTACCATTTCCCCATGGGTAGTTACGATGGAAGCCTTGGAACCTTTCAAAGTGCCTAATGTTCCCCAAAATCCAACCCCATTTCCTTACTTACAACACAGTGACTCTTGTAACTTTGATATTAAATTGGAAGTTGACATCAAACGTAAGTACTGTCTTCGAATTTTCGCATAAAAGCCTGCTGCGTTAACAAAAATTTGTTATACACTTATTTTCCTTTCATTCTTCCAGCTCCAAATGGTATCGTCAGTACTGTCTGTCGCAGCAATTACAAGTATCAATACTGGACACCCCAGCAGCAATTAGCTCACCACACCGTAACCGGATGCAATATCAATCCGGGCGACTTAATGGCTTCCGGCACGATAAGTGGCGAGGTGTGTCTGAAATTTTTACCTGACGACGATACCAGCCAATTAGATTGTTCGCGTCCCAAAGCAAATGGTATAACGTTCCCTTAAATCGTCGTACGTTTCAGAGCGCTGACTCGTATGGTTCTATGCTCGAACTAGCTTGGAAAGGCACTCGGCCTATACCGTTAAAAGATGGGACCAAGCGGAAGTTCTTGCAGGATGGAGACGAAGTAATTATTCGCGGTATGCTCGTTCACTTTCCTCTAAACAATTTATAAGCCCCGCATAGCCGTGAGATTATCGACAGCTGGGTATCGCTTTTCAGGTTACTGTGTCGGCGATGGCTACAGAGTTGGTTTCGGACCGTGTTCAGGGAAATTATTGCCAGCTTCTACTGCCTGATCCTTTTCTTTCTATCTGTTTTGTATTCAAATTCTCTGGCACCTAAAAATATAAGTTAAAAATCTCTTTTTACTCTTATTACGTGTTGCGTACTATTTCTTACGAAAGAAAATAAATAATCGTTAACAAATTATGTATAGTTCGTTCAGATTGATCCGTCAGAGTTTCTTTTTAAGCATGTTCGACAAGAAAACGAATTTAATAATCGAATTTAAGTATGTTTCAATGCGATATACTGTGACGCAAATGCTGCTGGATTATCGATTCGAATAATAGCAGCGGTGAATTCGATCAATAAGCAGGACAGTACAGGTGCTGGTAGAGCGAGTATCAAGAAAGCATGGCTgccattctgttgaagtaagtAAAACGCAATAAAAGTTCACTTAATAGAAGTGTTTCGGTCGTATAAAAATAAAACAGTGCACTGTAGTCATTTTCTATATCGTTCTGTCGATCTGGAGAACACTAGTTACTAGTTGACATGCTATAATAGACGCTAAAGGAGGCCAGAAATTAGATCAATAACGCCAACGATATAATGGTGCCATATTCTGTTTGTTAAACTAACGCTGCTCGACAACATTGGCCACCATGAGCGGCATCCTGAGGACCTTAGGAGAATCGAAACTTTTCAGGAGCTTGCACACTTTGGAATCGTTGAACGAACCAACCGCGAAATGGAACGTTCCGTTTAAGGATGGAAATCACGTGATTGAATTTGAGCACGGCACAGCGTCTGGTCGTCGATTGGTAAAGGTGGACGGCAAGGAATTGGTCCACAGAGACTGGATGTTCCAATTGGTTGGTGACGAGGTGTTCAAGTTCAACGGGAATACATTCGTAATTAGAATTGATCCGATTCCAGGTAAGTGTACTGCTACGTTACTAACGTGTGTATTTCATTTACGTAACGAACGAACTTTGCACAGGCTTGCAGTATTCTTACACTTTGTGGGTGAACGGGAAGTCTTACAAGAACTTTGTGCAAACGCAGTCGAAGATTTTGGAAACATGGTCGGCCAACGTTGGGAATGAAGAGTACAGAATAGTGTTGGGTAACTATACGAATCGACACGTTACAATGGAAGAAAGGGTATTAACAGTTCCTTGTTTTTGTAGACAAGCAAACGCAGAATGTTTGGGTAAACGGGGAACAAATTGAAACGGAGGTAAGAGCAAGAACGGGTTGATTTGTATTCGAACTAAGAGTAATTCATTTCTTCCTTTTAGAGCGAATTTACTGATGACGGTGCAGAAATACTGTTCTCAGTGGGAGATCTCCCAGCAGCAATTAGAACCAGCAGTTCTGGACAGAAAGACATTGGGATAATATACTCTTTATACATCAATGatgtagaaataaaaaatgaaacgcTCTTGAACGAAGATCAAGAGACataattctatgtatcatataATGAACCATTTTTTACACTGTGTGTTTGTCGCCTCACGTGCCACAGGAATTTGTTACTTTTTAGATGAAACAATAAATCAGGATTTATGTACTGTTTCAAAGCACCGCGTTCGAGCTTTACGATTAAACGTATGAACACAGACAGCCGAAAACAAATTCGCAGTTCTATTCAAACAGCAAAACGAAGATAAAACACATCATAACCTTAACTCCTATCCCATACTTTGGTAATTCATTTAGTAGACGAATAATTGTCGCGATGTCGTTGCGAGAGAGCATAATAAGCATCGGATCACGAATGATGCAAAGACACGAGGACGATATAAATTTCGATGGTGCGTGTCAACAAGATCTGGAGTCTATCGACGCGGCCTCCACTTTTAGACTGTTAGAAATTCCTTCCTTTTCTAGTAATGACTCTCGAGGAGCTGCAGGAGATGCAAAACGATCTCTTACAGAAGATCTGGATGATAACTCTCGAAAATGACGTGTACGAACGATATTTAACTCGACAGGAGCCTAAGAGTCTCAACAGTAAGACACAGTACCCCGTGTTCGCTTCTGTTAATATGAGATTGGCGTGATTCACGAATGAATGAAAATTCCTGTCAAGTCATAGCGAGGCTTCTGGATAGAGCAAGACTCACGCGAAGAATGACGCAACACATGCTGCCAAGATTATCACGTATGAGCTTCCGGGAGAGCGTGCTGAGTCTCCACGATTTAGGCAGACACAGCATCACGAGCACACCCAGCCTGGCCAGTATCCCATCCGCGAGTCGTTTCGGAACGCCAAGTCTCATGACGATAGGAACTATCACCGACAGCCCAAAGTGAGCTCGTCAAATTGTATCCCAAAACACCATTATAAACTCACCAATCTCTTTACCGACTCACCGTAAGGATTACAATGGCGCATCGTATGGTGATGGCGAAGAAGGAGCTTGAAGAGCTGAAGAAGAAACTGGAACGATTGGAACAGTATTCCAGGAAGAGGAAAACCATAATGAGAGCAGAGATAGAGGAGATTGAGATTCGTATTAACGAGGTGCAAGAAGCGAAGATAGAGTTCGAGAAGGAAGTTGTTACCGAAGGTGTGGACCCCATTACTGGGAAGATTCCTGCTGAGCGTGTGATCAGGTGATCGCAAGTATTTTAGAACTTATTGTGCCGAGCTGAAAAGTTGCGCTATACAATCCAATCGGTGGATGTAATCGATAACGAAAATAGGTTGCATCTTCTCTAATTGTATGAGAGAACGTGGACCAGTAGAGCCTTAATAACTAGTCAGATCCACGTTCTTCTTCAGGCATCCAACTTTCCAGCTCCACGAAGTACGCGTACACGTGTTTTAGGGTGAGATAGCACGTGTTGCACAGCGTGCATTGTGTATGCATTCTTTCACGCGCGAGTTCTCGCTAAGGTTCGTCGAGGAATGGCTGAGATCGGCGAACACGATTATAGAGAGGCTGCGGCTGAGGAGCGCCACTGCGAGGATGCAGATCGCGAAGGCTGGTCGGCAGCTTGTTCAGAGGGAGGAGTTAGGCGAGTCGCTTCACGCTATCGACTTCGAGAAATTGAACATCGAGAACCAGGATTACGTAAAGATGCTCGAGGAGAAGAGCGTGTACGTGATCGACATGAAGAGgatcgcaggtgatcgatcTTGATCAACGTACGCGTAGACGGGATCCGTGCTGGATCTGGGCCTGTTCATTGTACTCGTAACAGGGCATTACCATTTGAAACTGACGCAACACAAGCAGAAATTGAACGATCTCGCGTTGGCGTTGAGTAAAGTGAAGGAGGATATCTTGTCGAAACAGGCGCAGATCAAAGAGTTCGCTGGTGAACATAACGTTATGGAGATTAATGTGAGACGATTAGAGAAGCAACTGAAAGACTTGCTAAACTTCATGGAATATCATACGGTAAATATTTGCCTCCTCAAAGAAATCATTTGCGAGAACGAGAACTCTTTTTAGGCTCCAGATATATTAGATTTCGTTAAAGTGCGAGAGGAATACTCGAGGTTGGAGAGAATTTTCAAATTGCTGCAGAGGCGCGTGAATATTGAGAAAATAATGCATCAAGAGTATAAGACGCAAACCCAGGGTAAGAAGAAACCTGCTGCGACTGATGAAGCGAAACGAGAAGCGTAAGCTACCAAGTAATTCGGTGCAATTAAAAGATCATTCGTTTACACGTGTGATATTATtctagaaaaaagaagaagatatCAGACACGATCTATCCGGTCgtcttttaaaatattcaccttCTACTTTCGCGACGTGACCCGTAACCAGCCTAGAAAATTGTTTTCACTCAGTCAAATGTAAAAACCTTTGCTGGAACACAAGGATGTAATTATATCTGTAAAAAAATTACGCAGACCGGTATCGTCGCTGGTTACGCCACCGGATAATTGGAGTTACGGTGCTTGTGTAGAAGACGAACGAAGCCAGGAACGATCGTGCACTTTCCATGACACTCATACTTTTCATAAAACTGTGCAGAACAACGAATTCAAATACACTATGATGTCTAAAGAAATACGTAGACTGTATACAACATCGTCGAAATAAATTCTTCATTGAAAGTTTTTCAGTATCACCATTCATCTTCTAGACGCTATAAAAAGTAGCGCATCAAAAATGGAAGCGTTTGGGTCCCGTTTCGGCGTACTTTCTACCTCGCGAAAAATTTCTTTCTCCGGCCCATGCATCGGATTCGTACATCGTCGCGGTGCTCGTAAACGAATTAAGAAATCCGAATCGTGTTGAAGATGGAATGATTTTGGCATGTGCCACGGTGCGTTGGGTGGTTACGCTTCACGCACCGGCGATGCCTGTCCCTTCCTCTTTTCGCCCGTGGAATATCCGTCCCGGAAGACCATGTCTCTTTCCGCGGTGGTTCAGTTTTGCGACGACAGCATCGACGTACCGATTGTTCGATCAGCCGCCGATTCGTTAACAGTACGTATCGAAATTATCTGTCGTGAACCGTCCATCGTCTGCGCGAGCATTCGTTCAGGAGTTGGTTTGGTCTCCTCGTTGAATCTGGTGAGTCTTTATTACGGCGGGACGATCGCATCGAAGATTGCGATCGACTTGAAAGTTTCTAGCAACAGTGTACTAGTTGTAAAGGGAAGTGAAAATCAGGTTGGTTAATGGATCGTTGTGAAAGGGAATTTTTCATTTTAACCAGTCCTGTATGAGAGACGGTTTTTAGAAAAACACGAAAGGCGGGACGCTCTAGTGAAATGGCAAGAGTACTATGCTCGGTGGTGCGCGACGAATCGATTGGTCAATATCCTGACTTTCCAATTGCATTCTACTTCCCACGAGAATGAAAAACGATTTCGAGGAAGATCAACGACTCTTTCCGTTCGTCTAATTGATTACCGGACCTTAATTTGGAGTCGAGTAATGGCGAAAATGACTACTGCAAAACAACTAGTTTGCGTTTTAATCGTCTGTTCATTGGCGCAGAGAAACCATAGCAAGTATTTAGAGGTAAGAAAACGAAGAACAACTTCGCTGATGTTTATAAACCAAGTTGCCCGTATTTTGAAGATGATACACTTTGATAGAAGTTCGCCTGCTCGATACGGTTGGGGGGATACTTATTCACTGAAGAATATTAGGTCAAAGTCGCATTTAAAATTCTAATTAGATCCTGAATGTAGTGTTAACGTTATCTAGGCTAGTAGGAATGTTCTCTGGCATAATTTTCACGCTCAAAAGTACAAAGCTTAGACAGTTGTACCGTTGCACGGGAAAGTAGATGGTCTTGTTTCGAAACACGCTTATACTTCTTTCGTTTTTTATCAATTTCATTTAGGGCATGAACGTGAACTTAGGAGATGCCATGCAATTTCTCAGAGAGTACGACAGCGAAGCTTCCACGATGTGCGCAAGAGTGATGACAGCACAGTGGAATTTCGCCACCAATGTCACTGAAACCAATCGTCGCAGAATGGTACCATTAGTTATCTAAGAAAAAAATGATCTAACAGAGCAACGTATCTATGGGAAGGGCAATTTTATCGTATCCATTTTACTAGATAGACGAACAAACTCTGAAGTTGAAATTCGATCGAATTTCGTGGCGGAAGGCCGTTAGTTTCGCTTGGAGTCGAATAGGAGATCCCTTCGCGAAAAGAGAGCTCAAAATGATCGCTATAAGAGGACGGAATTCCCTCACGGATGACAAATTCAACGAAGTAAATATTAATCATCGTCAAATCAATCAAAGAATTCAATCGATAGCTAAATATTAATTTCCAGTTGCACGGTCTAATTCTCGAAATGAAAGAAATATACGCGAGGACAAGATTATGCCCATACAGAGCAGTGGGTGCAAATTGCGACCTAAGTCTGGACCACGGTTAGATA comes from the Xylocopa sonorina isolate GNS202 chromosome 1, iyXylSono1_principal, whole genome shotgun sequence genome and includes:
- the Faa gene encoding fumarylacetoacetate hydrolase — translated: MESFVEYSPDCDFPIENLPYGVFCTTNNPQKRIGVAIGNEILDLSAITHLFDGPQLKNHQDVFRQDCLNDFMALGRPAWVEARNKLQHLLSTGNPVLQEPNTRSKVFVNQNEATMHMPAKIGDYTDFYSSIHHATNVGMMFRGKENALMPNWKHLPVGYHGRASSVVVSGTPIRRPHGQTLPIEDADPVFCPSRLMDFELEVAFFVGGPPTNLGDAIPASKAYDHIFGMVTMNDWSARDIQKWEYVPLGPFGAKNFGTTISPWVVTMEALEPFKVPNVPQNPTPFPYLQHSDSCNFDIKLEVDIKPPNGIVSTVCRSNYKYQYWTPQQQLAHHTVTGCNINPGDLMASGTISGESADSYGSMLELAWKGTRPIPLKDGTKRKFLQDGDEVIIRGYCVGDGYRVGFGPCSGKLLPASTA
- the LOC143424393 gene encoding fas apoptotic inhibitory molecule 1 translates to MAAILLKSLHTLESLNEPTAKWNVPFKDGNHVIEFEHGTASGRRLVKVDGKELVHRDWMFQLVGDEVFKFNGNTFVIRIDPIPGLQYSYTLWVNGKSYKNFVQTQSKILETWSANVGNEEYRIVLDKQTQNVWVNGEQIETESEFTDDGAEILFSVGDLPAAIRTSSSGQKDIGIIYSLYINDVEIKNETLLNEDQET
- the LOC143423282 gene encoding cilia- and flagella-associated protein 263 encodes the protein MSLRESIISIGSRMMQRHEDDINFDVMTLEELQEMQNDLLQKIWMITLENDVYERYLTRQEPKSLNSKTQLLDRARLTRRMTQHMLPRLSRMSFRESVLSLHDLGRHSITSTPSLASIPSASRFGTPSLMTIGTITDSPKITMAHRMVMAKKELEELKKKLERLEQYSRKRKTIMRAEIEEIEIRINEVQEAKIEFEKEVVTEGVDPITGKIPAERVIRFVEEWLRSANTIIERLRLRSATARMQIAKAGRQLVQREELGESLHAIDFEKLNIENQDYVKMLEEKSVYVIDMKRITGSVLDLGLFIVLVTGHYHLKLTQHKQKLNDLALALSKVKEDILSKQAQIKEFAGEHNVMEINVRRLEKQLKDLLNFMEYHTAPDILDFVKVREEYSRLERIFKLLQRRVNIEKIMHQEYKTQTQGKKKPAATDEAKREA